In Tepidimicrobium xylanilyticum, one DNA window encodes the following:
- a CDS encoding DUF917 domain-containing protein, whose translation MKKLDRQDLIDILYGCTILGTGGGGSLAKGIEMIDKALELGKEFILVDFDELKDDDLIATPYACGAISPETEEERKKYENLPVISEVPQVVALREMERYLGKEVKAVISTELGGGNTALAFYCGAMAGKYIVDGDPAGRSVPELQHSTYYLNNISITPISLVNQFGESAIITKVVDDYRAESLVRALAVVSKNNIAVVDHVDTAANLKNAVIRGAISCAWEIGKAFRLAKEEGKDFVEAVANAGKGKKLFKGIVKKNNWDTIDGFTIGEVEIEGKDLYEGDIYKIWYKNENIMSWKNDEYYASVPDLICVFDRTEKEPVLNPHFKEGMEIEIVALPAPKEWTTKRGLEVFGPKSFGFDVEWKPIV comes from the coding sequence ATGAAAAAATTAGATAGACAAGATTTAATTGATATTTTATATGGATGTACTATTTTGGGTACTGGAGGCGGTGGAAGCCTTGCAAAAGGTATAGAGATGATCGATAAGGCGTTGGAATTAGGTAAGGAATTCATTTTAGTAGATTTTGATGAACTTAAAGATGATGATTTAATTGCAACTCCTTATGCTTGTGGAGCTATTTCTCCAGAAACTGAAGAGGAAAGAAAAAAATATGAGAATCTACCAGTTATTTCAGAGGTACCTCAAGTAGTTGCTTTAAGGGAAATGGAAAGATATTTAGGGAAGGAAGTTAAGGCGGTAATTTCTACTGAATTAGGTGGAGGCAATACTGCATTAGCTTTCTATTGCGGAGCAATGGCAGGGAAATATATTGTAGATGGGGACCCAGCAGGAAGATCAGTACCGGAATTACAACATTCAACATATTACTTAAATAATATTAGTATTACCCCTATTTCCTTAGTAAACCAATTTGGTGAATCTGCAATAATTACAAAGGTTGTAGATGATTACAGGGCTGAATCCTTGGTTAGGGCACTAGCTGTAGTAAGTAAAAATAATATTGCAGTAGTTGACCATGTAGATACTGCTGCTAACTTGAAGAATGCTGTTATTAGAGGTGCAATATCATGTGCATGGGAAATAGGAAAAGCATTTAGACTTGCTAAGGAAGAAGGAAAAGATTTTGTTGAAGCTGTAGCTAATGCAGGTAAAGGCAAAAAATTGTTTAAGGGTATAGTTAAAAAAAATAATTGGGATACAATAGATGGATTTACAATAGGGGAAGTAGAAATTGAAGGCAAAGACCTATATGAAGGAGATATCTACAAGATATGGTATAAGAATGAAAATATAATGTCATGGAAAAATGACGAGTACTATGCTTCAGTTCCAGATCTAATTTGTGTTTTTGATAGAACAGAAAAGGAACCTGTTTTAAATCCTCATTTTAAAGAGGGTATGGAGATTGAAATAGTTGCTTTACCAGCTCCTAAGGAATGGACAACTAAGAGAGGGTTAGAAGTATTTGGACCTAAGAGTTTTGGGTTTGATGTAGAATGGAAACCAATAGTTTAA
- a CDS encoding PucR family transcriptional regulator: MSISVADALKLPSFYGAQILAGSRGLDRQLRRISVVECPEFPLDASIAGKENHLFEDGDFFISSLYAIKNTPELLLDTVKLYNKFNSSGLCIINRYFKTIPQEVANYANEVNYPIIMVEWSVAYADIITDVSRAILSSQNNHVAISIINDILNEDDPENIMSLAYTLNNKFYDNIVVFCLKTVMCEESKIRFLIGNLNNIKNLYCVSYYDNVLICISSQSKITDKDIDLHINNIKNVVERSLKDYYIGISNSYESLKNLKDAIEEALTACKVSKITKNKVEIYSKIGSYQLLLDIKNKNTLKKFYNELIGPLIEYDENKNGKLVETLFTYVQNDGDIGKTAFDLFQHENTIRYRILKVKQLLGLTEESIKFYETISLAYKISKIIL; this comes from the coding sequence ATGTCTATTTCAGTTGCTGATGCGTTAAAACTTCCTTCATTTTATGGTGCACAGATATTGGCAGGAAGTAGGGGATTAGATAGACAGTTACGTAGGATTAGTGTTGTTGAATGTCCTGAATTTCCTCTAGATGCAAGCATAGCAGGTAAAGAAAACCATTTATTTGAGGATGGAGATTTTTTTATTTCTAGTCTGTATGCTATAAAGAACACACCTGAGCTGTTGTTAGATACTGTTAAATTATATAATAAGTTTAATTCTAGCGGATTGTGTATAATAAATAGATATTTTAAGACCATACCTCAAGAGGTGGCAAACTATGCAAACGAAGTAAATTATCCTATTATTATGGTAGAGTGGAGCGTTGCCTATGCAGACATAATAACTGATGTATCTAGAGCTATATTATCTAGCCAAAACAATCATGTGGCTATATCTATAATAAATGATATTCTTAATGAGGATGACCCTGAAAATATTATGTCTTTAGCATATACTCTTAACAATAAATTTTACGATAATATAGTAGTTTTTTGTTTGAAAACAGTCATGTGTGAAGAAAGTAAAATAAGATTTTTGATTGGAAATTTGAACAACATAAAGAATTTATATTGTGTGAGTTATTATGATAATGTTTTAATATGTATTTCATCTCAATCTAAAATAACTGATAAAGACATAGATTTACACATAAATAATATAAAAAACGTAGTAGAAAGAAGTTTAAAAGATTATTATATAGGCATTAGTAACTCTTATGAAAGTTTAAAGAACTTGAAGGATGCAATAGAAGAAGCTTTAACTGCTTGCAAAGTGTCTAAAATAACCAAAAATAAGGTAGAGATATATAGTAAAATTGGGTCGTATCAACTTCTTTTGGATATAAAAAACAAAAATACACTAAAAAAATTCTATAATGAGTTAATAGGTCCACTTATAGAGTATGATGAAAATAAAAACGGTAAATTAGTTGAAACACTGTTTACCTATGTGCAGAATGATGGAGATATAGGGAAAACTGCCTTTGATTTATTTCAACATGAAAATACGATAAGATATAGGATATTAAAAGTAAAACAACTTTTAGGTTTAACAGAAGAAAGTATAAAGTTTTATGAGACTATATCATTGGCTTATAAAATATCTAAGATAATACTGTAA